The following coding sequences are from one Paramormyrops kingsleyae isolate MSU_618 chromosome 21, PKINGS_0.4, whole genome shotgun sequence window:
- the LOC111853567 gene encoding calcium-activated potassium channel subunit beta-3-like isoform X2 — translation MVQDSVSHRGSFSVPVYINLLNARRNKARQSIYSMAETNVPNRRREWTSQTPTSSVGEDRAVILGFTMIGFSVLMYFLIGFTIVRPHLNSPWTKQSTCKLMQVDLLSDQVDCRDQCSYPCLKVLVNFSHSGREVVLRYKEAAFDLAHKRNKKEVLEETQRIQSWLLKQEDGLFSCYSRVEDHPKEAVLSRRYDGWLVLQCMCWSTLMLLGGVSIVCLVKLTQRLAHMCLRLEAMEGPGRYRPAPTESEERRRMPAASVLGNDMD, via the exons ATGGTGCAGGACTCTGTCTCTCACCGTGGATCTTTCAGCGTTCCCGTTTATATCAACCTCCTGAACGCTCGCCGAAACAAGGCTAG ACAGAGCATCTACTCGATGGCAGAGACCAATGTCCCGAACAGGCGACGGGAGTGGACATCACAGACACCCACGTCGAGCGTGGGCGAGGACAGGGCCGTCATCCTGGGCTTCACCATGATTGGCTTCTCCGTGCTCATGTACTTCTTAATCGGATTCACCATCGTGAGACCCCACCTGAACAG CCCCTGGACCAAGCAGTCCACATGCAAGCTGATGCAGGTGGATCTCCTGAGTGATCAGGTGGACTGCAGAGACCAGTGCAGTTACCCATGCCTGAAGGTGCTGGTGAACTTCTCTCACTCTGGACGTGAGGTTGTGCTACGCTACAAGGAAGCAGCTTTTGACCTTGCCCACAAG agaaataaaaaagaagTATTAGAGGAGACTCAGAGAATTCAGAGCTGGCTGTTGAAGCAAGAGGACGGACTTTTCAGCTGCTACTCTCGCGTGGAGGACCACCCGAAGGAGGCCGTCTTGAGCAGGAGGTACGACGGCTGGCTGGTGCTGCAGTGCATGTGCTGGTCCACGCTGATGCTGCTGGGTGGGGTTAGCATCGTGTGCCTGGTGAAGCTGACTCAGAGGCTGGCACACATGTGTCTAAGGCTGGAGGCCATGGAGGGTCCAGGCAGGTACCGGCCGGCGCCAACAGAGAGCGAGGAACGACGGCGAATGCCTGCGGCTAGCGTGCTGGGTAATGACATGGACTAG
- the LOC111853567 gene encoding calcium-activated potassium channel subunit beta-3-like isoform X3 encodes MVQDSVSHRGSFSVPVYINLLNARRNKARQSIYSMAETNVPNRRREWTSQTPTSSVGEDRAVILGFTMIGFSVLMYFLIGFTIVRPHLNSPWTKQSTCKLMQVDLLSDQVDCRDQCSYPCLKVLVNFSHSGREVVLRYKEAAFDLAHKCFFVPKCQRNKKEVLEETQRIQSWLLKQEDGLFSCYSRVEDHPKEAVLSRRLEAMEGPGRYRPAPTESEERRRMPAASVLGNDMD; translated from the exons ATGGTGCAGGACTCTGTCTCTCACCGTGGATCTTTCAGCGTTCCCGTTTATATCAACCTCCTGAACGCTCGCCGAAACAAGGCTAG ACAGAGCATCTACTCGATGGCAGAGACCAATGTCCCGAACAGGCGACGGGAGTGGACATCACAGACACCCACGTCGAGCGTGGGCGAGGACAGGGCCGTCATCCTGGGCTTCACCATGATTGGCTTCTCCGTGCTCATGTACTTCTTAATCGGATTCACCATCGTGAGACCCCACCTGAACAG CCCCTGGACCAAGCAGTCCACATGCAAGCTGATGCAGGTGGATCTCCTGAGTGATCAGGTGGACTGCAGAGACCAGTGCAGTTACCCATGCCTGAAGGTGCTGGTGAACTTCTCTCACTCTGGACGTGAGGTTGTGCTACGCTACAAGGAAGCAGCTTTTGACCTTGCCCACAAG TGTTTCTTTGTACCCAAATGCcagagaaataaaaaagaagTATTAGAGGAGACTCAGAGAATTCAGAGCTGGCTGTTGAAGCAAGAGGACGGACTTTTCAGCTGCTACTCTCGCGTGGAGGACCACCCGAAGGAGGCCGTCTTGAGCAGGAG GCTGGAGGCCATGGAGGGTCCAGGCAGGTACCGGCCGGCGCCAACAGAGAGCGAGGAACGACGGCGAATGCCTGCGGCTAGCGTGCTGGGTAATGACATGGACTAG
- the LOC111853567 gene encoding calcium-activated potassium channel subunit beta-3-like isoform X1, translating to MVQDSVSHRGSFSVPVYINLLNARRNKARQSIYSMAETNVPNRRREWTSQTPTSSVGEDRAVILGFTMIGFSVLMYFLIGFTIVRPHLNSPWTKQSTCKLMQVDLLSDQVDCRDQCSYPCLKVLVNFSHSGREVVLRYKEAAFDLAHKCFFVPKCQRNKKEVLEETQRIQSWLLKQEDGLFSCYSRVEDHPKEAVLSRRYDGWLVLQCMCWSTLMLLGGVSIVCLVKLTQRLAHMCLRLEAMEGPGRYRPAPTESEERRRMPAASVLGNDMD from the exons ATGGTGCAGGACTCTGTCTCTCACCGTGGATCTTTCAGCGTTCCCGTTTATATCAACCTCCTGAACGCTCGCCGAAACAAGGCTAG ACAGAGCATCTACTCGATGGCAGAGACCAATGTCCCGAACAGGCGACGGGAGTGGACATCACAGACACCCACGTCGAGCGTGGGCGAGGACAGGGCCGTCATCCTGGGCTTCACCATGATTGGCTTCTCCGTGCTCATGTACTTCTTAATCGGATTCACCATCGTGAGACCCCACCTGAACAG CCCCTGGACCAAGCAGTCCACATGCAAGCTGATGCAGGTGGATCTCCTGAGTGATCAGGTGGACTGCAGAGACCAGTGCAGTTACCCATGCCTGAAGGTGCTGGTGAACTTCTCTCACTCTGGACGTGAGGTTGTGCTACGCTACAAGGAAGCAGCTTTTGACCTTGCCCACAAG TGTTTCTTTGTACCCAAATGCcagagaaataaaaaagaagTATTAGAGGAGACTCAGAGAATTCAGAGCTGGCTGTTGAAGCAAGAGGACGGACTTTTCAGCTGCTACTCTCGCGTGGAGGACCACCCGAAGGAGGCCGTCTTGAGCAGGAGGTACGACGGCTGGCTGGTGCTGCAGTGCATGTGCTGGTCCACGCTGATGCTGCTGGGTGGGGTTAGCATCGTGTGCCTGGTGAAGCTGACTCAGAGGCTGGCACACATGTGTCTAAGGCTGGAGGCCATGGAGGGTCCAGGCAGGTACCGGCCGGCGCCAACAGAGAGCGAGGAACGACGGCGAATGCCTGCGGCTAGCGTGCTGGGTAATGACATGGACTAG
- the polr2h gene encoding DNA-directed RNA polymerases I, II, and III subunit RPABC3, with protein sequence MAGILFEDIFDVKDIDPDGKKFDRVSRLHCESESFKMDLILDVNIQIYPVDLGDKFRLVIASTLYEDGTPDDGEYNPQDDRPSRADQFDYVMYGKVYKIEGDETSTEAATRLSAYVSYGGLLMRLQGDANNLHGFEVDSRVYLLMKKLAF encoded by the exons ATGGCAGGGATTTTGTTTGAAGACATATTCGATGTGAAGGACATTGACCCTGATGGAAAGAAATTTGACAGAG TGTCTCGTCTACATTGTGAGAGTGAGTCTTTCAAAATGGACCTCATTCTTGATGTCAACATTCAGATATATCCTGTGGACCTTG GAGACAAGTTCCGGTTGGTCATAGCGAGTACTCTCTATGAAGATGGCACTCCGGACGATGGGGAGTATAACCCCCAGGATGACCGCCCCTCGCG GGCGGACCAGTTCGATTACGTGATGTACGGCAAAGTGTACAAAATCGAGGGAGACGAGACGTCCACGGAGGCGGCGACGCGTCT atcggCGTACGTATCCTACGGAGGCCTGCTGATGAGGCTGCAGGGAGACGCCAACAACCTGCACGGCTTCGAAGTCGACTCCCGGGTGTATCTTCTTATGAAGAAGCTGGCCTTCTGA